In the genome of Massilia sp. W12, the window CGAAACCTTCACCACGATCTGGGTGAATAACGCCTGGCGCTGCCCGGAAACCCGCTCCGGCAATGGCTCCAGCCTGGCGGAAACAGTGGGTTTGCGCCAATGGCTGCCGGAAATTTTAAAATTTCTCAATTGCCAGGTGCTGGCTGATATGGGCTGCGGCGATTTGAACTGGATGCAGGAAATCATCCCGCAACTGCGCTTTTATTTCGCCTACGACATCGTGCCCGGCCTGATCGGCGATTTGCGCCACCGTTTTGTCAGCCACAATAATTGTTTTTTCAGCGAATGGGACTTGGTCTTGCAAACCCCGCCGCAAGTCGATGTGATTTTATGCCGCGATGTGCTGACCCATTTGCCGCTGGATGCCGCCCTGATGGCGCTGCGCCGCTTTCGCGCATCCGGCGCACCGTACTTCATGGCCACCACGCATAACCGGGGCCGCAACCGCTGGGTGGCCAGCGGCTCCTGGTATGCGATGGATTTATCCGCGCCGCCTTTCAATTTGCCGCCGCCGCGCTTGCAATTGCAAGAAGGCGGCAGCAAATTGCTCGGCGTATGGGCCGGCAGCGATCTGCCGGAAGCGCCATGAGATTAGGCCGCGCCGTGCATTGGGAAACGGTGGTGCTGCCAGCGTGGCGGCGCGCCGCCTGCAGCAGCGAAGATGCAAATGCCGACGTGTGGCGCCACCTGCCGCCGGATTGCTGCTGGCTGCAAGGCGAAATTGAGACGCCCGATATTGAAAAAATGTTCATCATCGGCTCCCAGGATTGGTTTGATGTGTTTGGCGCTTATCAATTGGGACATATCGCACAGCGCATTCAGGCTGACCGCGCGGCCCAGGCCCCGGACGATATCTGGCAACATCACAGCCATGTGCAATATCTGTATGACAGCTATTGCCGCCAAAGCAGACCGGCGCAACCCTTGATGCTGGCGGCGGCGGATGCGCGCGGGCCGTTTGTGCTGCTCGATGGCAACCACCGTGCGCTGGCCCTGTATCTGTTGCGTCAATTGGTGGGACAGCCCTGTTTTGTGGCCCTGCATGCGAGTATGGAACAGGATTTTTTATGGATGCGGCGCGCATTGAGCGCCCTGTCATAACCCTTTTGCCTGGAGGCGATATGCGCAAGCGCAGATGGTGCGCGCTGGTTTGCGGCTTGTGTTTGCTGTTTGCGCGCGGCCTGGCGCAAGCGCAAGCCCTGTCTGCTGAATTCAGGCTGGAACTGGAAATTCTGGTGCATTTTTTTCAGCCGGGGCCAGCCAGTTTCGAGGCGCAGAAAAAGCAATATCTGGCAGCGCTGGAAAAAAACCAATTACCATCGCGCAGCCTGGCTTGCGTGAATAACCGCATGACGCGCGCTTGGCAGCGCGAAACCATGTTGCGCGAATTCACACCGCACGCCGGCAATCTGGATCAGGCGCGCCGCTTGAATCTGATGCTGGCGCTGCCGGCGATGCGCAAAGCATACGCCAATCTGTCCCCCGCACAGCAGGCCCAAGACAATCCCCTGCAGCCGATCAGCGGCGGAAAAAGCAGTTTCACGGAAGAAGAATTGGCGCAACTGGTGCTGTTTTCCGATACCCCGGAATGGCAGATTTTTTTGCGTCTGGGCAGTATGGTCAAGGGCGGGGAATTTTTATTGGATGCCTCGCTGGCCTTGCTGAATCAATGTATGAGCAGCGAGCAAAAATAAACGGCGCCACGCGTCATCGCAACAGCAGGAGGTAATATGCAGACATTTTTCAGCTTGCGCGGCATGTGCGCCGGGATGCTCTTGGCCAGTGCTGCAGTATGGGCGCCATTGGCGCAAGCAGCGAAACTCGAAACCGAATTGCAGCGCTTTATCCAACTCTACCGGCCAGGCGAAATGGCCAGTCATATGGTGGCGCAAGTCGTCAAGGCGGGGCATCAACGGGGCGAAATCAGCGCTGCGCGCAAAGACTGCCTGCTCGAAAAATTGAACCCCGGCCTGATGAATCAAGCGGCCCTGATTGTGGCGCGTGAGCGCTTTGGCAATCTGGCGCGTTTGCAGCGCATCAATGAATTCCTCGAATCGTCCACCGGACGCAAAATGATCGATCTGACCAGCCAGCAATTCAGCACGCCGGGGGCGCAGGATTTTTCCAAAGAATATGACGCCGGCAATGTCATGCGGCAAATGAGCGCAAAGGAGCTGGAGGAAATCGGGGCCTTTGAAAAACTGCCGGAATATGCCGATTTCAGCAACTATGTGAACCATGGCTTGCAGCAGATCAACCAAAATCCGCAAGTGCAGGCACTGATCAGAGACGCGCTGAAAAATTGCCAGCCCTGATAGCGCGTCTGCCTGTCATCTCAGCATGGATCGCCGCTGTCACTTGGCTCTACCGCCAGCAACATGTACCCGCGCGCCATGCCGCTTTGGCTGTCTGCGTATTGCATGGCTTGCCACAAGTCGCTCAGCGCGACCCAATGCGGCGGATATTTGAAGCGCGCCACATCCAGCAGCAAAACCAGATCGCGCCCGGCGTGGTAGCCGCCGATGGGGGAAAAATGGCCATCGCCGGTTTGTCCCAAGGCCGCGCGCGAATACGCCGCCAGCAGTGCGCGCCCCGGCAACTCATCTGCGCCGCAGGGACTGCCATCCGGTCTGGCCCCGTGACAGACCTGTTGCACCAATTGGCGGAATTGCTGCAGCCCCGCGCCGCTGGCGTCAGCATGGACGCATTCCGCCGCCAAGCCATTGCAGCGCGCCATGCCGGCCAGACCATGCAGCGAGATACCGTCTTTTTCTATCGCCTGCAATTGCTGGCAGCAATCGGCGATTTCCTCGCTATACCAACGCCATACGCCTTTCCATAAGCGTTTCGGATCGACTTGCAGCGCGTTTAACACCATCACCAGGCTGCTGATGCCGCAATAGCTGGGTTCGGCCTGGGTGTGAAATTGCTCAATCAAGGGGAAAAAATTGCGCATGCCGCCAGCCAGCAGCGCTTCTTGAAACAGCGTGCGGCCGCTGTCGGAGGAAAATGAAATTTGTTGCGCCGGCAGGGCGCGTTTGTAAAAACCGCTTTCGGTCTGGGTGTGGGGTTTGGCTTTGCAAATCATGCTGGTTTCCTGTTGTATCCGCCGTCACAGCCGGCTTGCAGCGCGCGTCAAAACGCGTGCGGCAAGTCACGTCAGAATCCTGCTTGCAAGTGCGGCAAGGGCTTCTTATACTGTATAAAAATACAGTATCACCGCAGCGCAAGCCTGTTGTCTGGCATTGTAGCAGCGGCCTGTTTCAAGCAAAGCGAGAACGCCATGTCTGATCTCTTATCCGCCCGGCCCGCGTCAGCGGCCACACTGCAACAAGATGCGCAAACGCTGCGCGACTTCCCTTGTGAATTGCCAATGCCGGCGCATCGCATCCGCGCCGGGTTTCCTTCGCCGGCGCAGGATGAATCATGCGGCGAATTGGATTTGAACAGTTTTTTAGTGCGCAATCCGGCCGCCAGCTTTGTGTTTGAGGTGCGCGGCGATTCCATGCAGGGGGCCGGGATATTGGAGGGCGACCGGATTATTGTTGATCGCTCGCGCCAGGCGCAGCAGGGCGATATCGTGGTGGCGGCGGTGGAAGGCGAATTTACCGTCAAACGCTTGTTCATGCGCCGCAATCAGCTCGAATTGCACCCCGAAAACCCGGCCTATCCAGTGCTCAAACTGGATGCCGACAGCGATTGTCTGGTGTGGGGCGTGGTGGTCGGCGTGGTGCGCCGGGTGGGCGGCAGGAGTGTGCTGTGAGCGCGCTGTCTGCACCGCAAGCCTTAGCGGCGCCGGAGCGCGCACTCGCGCCGCCGGGGGCGTGCGCGCAGAGCGATAGCGAGGCCGCCGGCCTGATTGTCTTGCCGCGCTTTGCCCTGGTGGATGTGAATAATTTTTATGTTTCCTGTGAGCGTGTGTTTCAACCTGCTTTGGAAAAACAGCCGGTGGTGGTGCTCTCCAATAATGACGGCTGCATTATTTCGCGCAGCAATGAAGCCAAGGCGCTCGGCATCAAGATGGGCGCGCCCTGGTTTGAAATGCGCGAATTGGCCAAGCGCCACGGGGTGCGCGTGTTTTCTTCCAATTACGCCTTGTACGCCAATATGAGCCAGCGCGTGGTTGATGTGTTGCGCAGCTTCACTCCCGATATTGAGGTGTACAGCATTGACGAATCTTTTTTACGGATTGAGCGGGTGGCGGCGGCGCAGGCTGATGCTGTCGGCTTTGCGCAGGAAATACGGCAGCGCATCCGCAACTGGACCGGCTTGCCGGTCTGCGTTGGCATCGGCCCCAGTAAAACCCTGGCCAAATTCGCCAACCACATCGCCAAAACCCGGCCCGGGTTTGAAGGCGTGTGCGACTTGCACAGCCTGCCCAAGGCGCAGCGCCTGCAACTGATGTGGCAAACCGATGTCGGCGAGATATGGGGCGTGGGCCGCAAATTGCAGCGCCGTCTGCGCCAGCTGGGCATTGAAAGCGTGCTGGATTTGCGCAATGCCGAGCCGGAATACATCCGCCAGCAATTCGGCGTCGTGTTAGAACGCAGTTGCTGCGAGCTGCGCGGCCTGTCCTGCCTGAATCTTGAGCAAATGGATGAGCCTAAACAGCAAATTCTGTGCTCACGCTCCTTTGGCGAACCGGTTTTCACGCTGGATGAATTGCGTGAAGCGATTGCCAGCCATGTCGCCAGCGCCGCCGTGCGCCTGCGCCGGCAACACTCGCTGGCGGGCGTGTTGACCCCGTTTATCGAGGGCAACCGCTTCAAGCCCGATTACTACAGCAATGCCCTGACCTTGGCTTTACCGCTTGCGCTGGACGATACTTTGCAGCTCACGCAATACGCTTTGCGCGCGCTGGATAAAATCTACCGGCCTGGCTGCCGCTATCAGCGCGCCGGCGTGCTCTTGAGCGCCTTGTGCCCGCGCGCGCAGCGGCAGTCTGATTTATTTGAAGATGGCGCCGCCTTGCAAAAATCGGCGCGTTTGATGACGGTATTAGACCGTATCAAC includes:
- a CDS encoding phytochelatin synthase family protein encodes the protein MICKAKPHTQTESGFYKRALPAQQISFSSDSGRTLFQEALLAGGMRNFFPLIEQFHTQAEPSYCGISSLVMVLNALQVDPKRLWKGVWRWYSEEIADCCQQLQAIEKDGISLHGLAGMARCNGLAAECVHADASGAGLQQFRQLVQQVCHGARPDGSPCGADELPGRALLAAYSRAALGQTGDGHFSPIGGYHAGRDLVLLLDVARFKYPPHWVALSDLWQAMQYADSQSGMARGYMLLAVEPSDSGDPC
- the umuD gene encoding translesion error-prone DNA polymerase V autoproteolytic subunit; translated protein: MSDLLSARPASAATLQQDAQTLRDFPCELPMPAHRIRAGFPSPAQDESCGELDLNSFLVRNPAASFVFEVRGDSMQGAGILEGDRIIVDRSRQAQQGDIVVAAVEGEFTVKRLFMRRNQLELHPENPAYPVLKLDADSDCLVWGVVVGVVRRVGGRSVL
- a CDS encoding Y-family DNA polymerase, which encodes MSALSAPQALAAPERALAPPGACAQSDSEAAGLIVLPRFALVDVNNFYVSCERVFQPALEKQPVVVLSNNDGCIISRSNEAKALGIKMGAPWFEMRELAKRHGVRVFSSNYALYANMSQRVVDVLRSFTPDIEVYSIDESFLRIERVAAAQADAVGFAQEIRQRIRNWTGLPVCVGIGPSKTLAKFANHIAKTRPGFEGVCDLHSLPKAQRLQLMWQTDVGEIWGVGRKLQRRLRQLGIESVLDLRNAEPEYIRQQFGVVLERSCCELRGLSCLNLEQMDEPKQQILCSRSFGEPVFTLDELREAIASHVASAAVRLRRQHSLAGVLTPFIEGNRFKPDYYSNALTLALPLALDDTLQLTQYALRALDKIYRPGCRYQRAGVLLSALCPRAQRQSDLFEDGAALQKSARLMTVLDRINQEHGRNTVQAAAAGIGQRWGMRAEWRSPRYTSDWNELPRTVSHPGQAAPASAA